One genomic region from Homalodisca vitripennis isolate AUS2020 chromosome 6, UT_GWSS_2.1, whole genome shotgun sequence encodes:
- the LOC124364217 gene encoding exosome complex component CSL4-like: MEGKDLICIPGQRLCLADSTHSVGSGTYERQGYIYSSQTGVVHVIKQEKGNIIEVRSINDQSIVPAPGNIVTAKVMVVNQRFAKCLITCIGDTVLTRPYRGILRKEDVRSFEKDRVEMYKCYRPGDIILARILPISEMHTYQLTTAENELGVVIAYSEAGVALIPISWTCMQCPKTYNKEERKVAKVVPEKIILD, encoded by the exons GTCAGCGGCTCTGTTTAGCAGACAGCACACATTCTGTCGGCTCCGGCACATATGAGCGCCAAGGATACATTTACTCTTCACAAACCGGTGTTGTCCATGTTATCAAGCAAGAGAAG GGAAACATCATTGAAGTAAGAAGTATCAATGATCAAAGTATAGTGCCCGCTCCAGGAAATATTGTAACAGCCAAA GTGATGGTTGTCAATCAGAGGTTTGCCAAGTGCCTAATCACTTGTATTGGAGACACTGTCTTGACGAGGCCTTATCGAGGCATACTGCGGAAGGAGGATGTCCGCAGCTTTGAGAAGGACCGAGTGGAAATGTACAAGTGCTATCGACCTGGTGATATCATCCTGGCAAGAATT TTACCGATTTCAGAAATGCACACTTACCAACTGACGACAGCTGAGAATGAGTTGGGTGTTGTTATAGCATATAGTGAAGCAG GTGTAGCATTAATCCCTATAAGCTGGACTTGTATGCAGTGTCCTAAGACTTACAACAAAGAAGAGAGGAAAGTTGCCAAAGTAGTTCCTGAAAAAATTATCCTTGATTAA